CGACCCGttcaacaacaacggcaacTGGACGAAGCGCCACTGCGGCTTCCTGAACGAGAAGGCTGCTGTTGTGAAGCCGGCGAAGGGTGGTGCGATCTGCGTGACGGTGaaggacggcagcagcaacaacaaaccGAGGCAGACGTACAAGAAAACCGTGCATGCTGCTGGCGTGAGGGCGTCGGATGTGAGCCGTGCCgtggctgctgtgcgccCGGACCTCGCGGACGTGTCGTtccgccgcgcgcgccgcatGGCGTGCATTGCGAGCCGCACGGCGAAggttgctgccgcgcgcaAGGCCCGCTCCGAGAAGATCAAGTTCTCGCGCAAGTCGGCGCGCGCGAAGCGCAACTAggccgcgcgtgcgtgtgccgctgccggacTGCGAGGCGCCAGCCGATTCGCTTGCGTtgtttctctcctttttcttcgAATTGAGCGTTTTGTTCTTTTGTGTTTTATCATTCCTCGCCTTCGCAAAACACGCGTCGCCTCTtcaccgccgcgctcgtgcgcgccatcgccgtcggctGCAAGTGACGGAGACAGGCGCGATGTGAGTTGAGGCGAAGCCGccaaaaaacaaacaaacaagcaaTATGCATGTGAGCGCGAAGGCGAGCGGGCTCGgacaccccccccctgcccagactgcagcgtgcgctgccgtcatcgcaagggtggagagggggcagCTGTGCCGAGTCCGATGGcatcgtgcgcgtgtgtccgagcggcaccgacgccgcgTCTCCACCTGCGTTCCTCTTGTCGGTACTCACCAGCTCcgtcgcaggtgctgcgtcgTTGCTGTGAGTGATGTGATGAGGGTCGGTGTATGTTGGAGCCCGCCATTGTGAAGCGGGTGCAACGCCAATCATTATTGGCTcacagaggcgcacacatATGTATACGCATAgctgtgcgcacacgcgcacctggCTTGCCGGCGACGTTTCcgtgcagcgccagctggtTCTGACGactgtgctgctgcatggTGCTGTACATGTCACTGGAGTAGCTGATTTCTCGCTTGTGCGCCATTGTTTCTCGCCTCTCTTCACGTGTTCTCGTGCACTCGGTTTctcgcaccgctgcctgTGTCTTACCCGACCTGTCATCTTCGTTCGGTGCTGGCGGTTTCACGACTCGCGCGAGCCAGCATCATTGTCTCGGTACGAGGTGGCCCGATCTCTCTTGTGCGACGCGtcacgcaccgctgcctttGTGTTTGGCGTTAAGCACTTCACCTTGCCATTGCGCTTTCGAGGCTTTACTCGCTGTTTCGAGGCACTACACCGCGCAGactcgaggaggaggtggtggtgacacATCACACAACACAGGCGAGTGCGCACCTACGCgggcacaggcacgcacTATCCTTTAGCTCTGCTCATGCGAGCAAGCGAGGGAACCTACCAGGAGCTCTTTCTGTTCGTGCTGTGCCGTCCGCGTGCCCCTCGCTCACCTCTTGCGTTGCCCACGCCTTCACTATCCTGCGCAGCGCTTTGCACATAAACCGCAGAGGTGCATTCCTACGGCCCGACGCACTCGCAGGCAAGCAGCCAGACAGCACTCTCTCGCCTGCGCCTGTGTGACTCGCTTTCTCACACATCCTTTGGTGATGATGCCCCTCACCCTTGTGGATGCCTATGCGCTGGCGCTGAGGACGCTGGACCCCGCCGCGTGGGAGCTATTTTGTGCACTAGAAGATCGCATTCTACACTCAGCCGCGTTTCTACTCGGCCGCGTGGAGCTGACCGCCTTGCGGCCCGCAGTGAAGgacagcgcagcggctctttcacccaccgccgcctcatGCGTGCAGCCGACCGTGACGTCTGGGGTGCacgacgcggaggcgatggGTATCgcatcggtggcggcggagatGCACCGTCACCTGCGCGAGACGCTCCGAGCAGGCGCTTTACACACATTCCAGTCAAGGCCCGACTCACCAACGACGTCGGCGTCCGCACGTCTTGTGAAGGATCTGTCACGCGTGCGTCAGCAGGTCGCCtcagcgctgtcgccgtcttCGTCTCCGCGCTGTCCTGGACTCGTACTCGCGGAGCTGAGCATCGTATGCCAAACCGTCCTAGCGTTGTCGGCGCTGTGGATGAGCACAAAATTTTGGGCAACCCTGTGTGAAAGCACCACGCTGAGCGCCCTCATTGCTTGCTTCCTACGTCTCTCCTCGCCACCGAGCAAGGACGAAACCGTAGCCGCCTCGTGCCTGGAACGCGGCACCGTGGGGTCGGTGGCAAGCGCCGAACGGGGCCCATGCACAGATGATGCTCCGGACGTCGTTCCAATGGAACTGGCGAACGCGGACCAGCTGTGCCTCGCCTCCACACCGCCGTCCTCATTCTTGGC
The genomic region above belongs to Leishmania major strain Friedlin complete genome, chromosome 11 and contains:
- a CDS encoding putative 60S ribosomal protein L28, with the protein product MSHSVDLQWVLVRQNSRFLQKRGGIRMSNDPFNNNGNWTKRHCGFLNEKAAVVKPAKGGAICVTVKDGSSNNKPRQTYKKTVHAAGVRASDVSRAVAAVRPDLADVSFRRARRMACIASRTAKVAAARKARSEKIKFSRKSARAKRN